A window of Fusarium oxysporum Fo47 chromosome II, complete sequence genomic DNA:
ATGTGGCCGTTCTCGACGTCAAGCCCGAGACGGACAAGATGGGAGTCAGTATGATCGAGACCGACGTGTCAGTAGAATTCGCGCCCCCAGTCGGCTACGTCGAACCTGAGCGCAAGAGTGGAACAAGCACCCCAAGAAGCACACGAGGTGGTGTCCCTGCTGGAGGTTTGTTACACAACCAGGGAACCATGGCGCAAGCCATCAACTACAGCGCCATTGCTCCATCAGTGACAAGCAATGTGACAAACTTCCTTGGAGAGGGTCAAaagcttgccaagaaggGTAGTAAGGCTCCGACACCCAAGCCAGCTACTCCGGTTCCTACGGTGGAGATTCCAGGAATGCCTCGGAGGCGCGATGGTGCTCCGGCAGCTCTCCGTTTGCCACCTAACAAGCTTTTCTTCGGATACGAGATCAAGCCAGTCAAGACGGACGCTGATAAGGAAcaggagaaggagaacgCCAACAGGCCTCACTTTGCTGGCCAAGGTCAGACACTTCGAGGTGCCGTCAAGAGAAAGGGAGAAGGAGACGACAAGACAAAGGCCcccgagaagaagggcacCAGCGAAGGAAATAGACTCGACGGTCGACGGCCACGATGAACAAGGACAATGCAATGAATTGGACTGGCGTTTGGGTGGTAGGGAACGTGATTTAGAGCTTGATTCGACTTATACTGGGTAGTCTGTCATTGATGCCCATGTTAGTGACTGATGTCAACACGAATGAATAAAAAAACATATGTTAGATAAGAGTCTCGTGTGATCAGAGTCATGAAGTTACACCTCAAGATGTTTGACTTACGGTAAATGATTACTTGCTGCCCTTTCTTCTTAAGAAACTCCTTTTGGTCTCTATCTTCTGGCACTCACTCGCAGACGAGAAACGAAAAACATACGGTGTGAGATACGGAGACACACTAAGAACCATGCAGAATATGCCATAGTGGTATATTGATACACGAATCACGAGCCCCAAGGCATCCGGATGCATATGGCTATTTGACTGCCGTTCTCAAAACCAACACAACGAACCCTCCAAGACTACGTAAATTTGAAATCTAGAAATAAGAGATGACAGACAAACGTTAGTCCCAAATACAGTCCATTAAGCCATGCAAGAAATTGGGTAGCAATCTTCATGAAGTGACTCTGCGTAGGACAAATACATGGTTATCGATCGAACATCCAAAGCCTTCAGAAGGTGAGCACAGCAAGAGTTGACTTTTCCTGCCCGGAAGCTACGCAAACAGGAAACGATTGAATCTGAGAAAGGTGTGACTATGAACGGGCGACTAGTGAGCATCGCTAAGCAGAAAGTCGCAACAAGAAATCCTTCGTGAGAAGCCTTTAcgagaagcagaagatgGCTGGCGTATTACATGGGAATTATATGTGCACTGAGATGCGGAGTAGGGAACCAAAGTGAACTTCATGTTGCGAGGGCTATCAATCCAGTTCTCCAGGGCTGTAAATCCCCCCTAATATCTCGCCCCCCTGGCAATAGCATCAAAAGCCTCGATATTATCAACCCTTCAGAtatctttcttttcatgATAGAGTTGCAACAATCTCTAAGCACCGTCACCGTTGGCAAGCCAGTTCTCAAACTTGgcttccttctcagcaacagaAAGGCTACGAGTAGATCAGTATTTGTATTAGGACATGCGTACCAGTGGAACATACCTGCCCCCAGACTTGCCCTGGACACCAACCGATGTCTTGAgatcctcgtcctcgtcctcgttcTTGTGCTTCATCTTCTTATGGACAGGAGATTCGACCATGGTCTCTgcatcatcgtcctcctcgtccaggatctcgatcttcttcttagcAGGAGTCGATCGCTTGCGGCGGGTGGTAGCCTTCTTGGGTGTAGTAGTAGGGGTGCTGGTGGAAGGATCACCATGTCGACCTTTGAAGTCGCGCATGATGGACTTGCTGAAATGCTGACTGTT
This region includes:
- a CDS encoding polyubiquitin-binding protein UFD1, with protein sequence MYSGFGGGFDPANPDHLYNMARHGRRPIVQRFDEYYRCYPLVMAPGAERPELNYGSKIILPPSALDKVSKLHVQWPLLMELINGEKGRHSHAGVLEFIAEEGRAYIPQWMMETLGMDVGDMIQVRTTSLELAKMVKLQPQSVNFLEISDPKAVLEKAFRNFATLTKGDVFNFAYNDEVYDVAVLDVKPETDKMGVSMIETDVSVEFAPPVGYVEPERKSGTSTPRSTRGGVPAGGLLHNQGTMAQAINYSAIAPSVTSNVTNFLGEGQKLAKKGSKAPTPKPATPVPTVEIPGMPRRRDGAPAALRLPPNKLFFGYEIKPVKTDADKEQEKENANRPHFAGQGQTLRGAVKRKGEGDDKTKAPEKKGTSEGNRLDGRRPR